The window acgtggcaggagcttgaggttgtaAAGCAATTCCCTCATCCAAAATATGATGGCTTTATTTTGCACCACGACATCATGTTACTGAAGGTGACATCTTTGTTACCCCTGTCTACTTTTTGTTCTCCTAAGCTTCTTCTCCAGATCAGTGCTGCACTGAAGTTTTGGTAGCACTTGCTCTAACGTGAAGCAGTTTGCTCCTCTGTCCTCCAACCCCTATGGCCTCAGGGTCCATTTATTAGACTAACAGCCCTCATTCCCTTCACAGTTGAAGGAGAAAGCCAACTTGACCCTGGCCGTGGGCAcactccccctcccaccccagttCTACTTTGTCCCACCTGGGAGAATGTGCCGGGTGGTTGGCTGGGGAAGAACAGGTGTCACAAAGCCAGGCTCAGACACTCTGCAAGAGGTGAAGCAGAGACTCATGGACCCTGAGGCCTGCAGCCACTACACAGATTTCAAGCACGAACTCCAGCTGTGCGTGGGCAATCCCAAGAAGATCAACTCCGCATTTAAGGTGAGCCTTCAACCAGGGTTCTTCTCCACAAATCACTCTACAGGAGACAGAAAACAGGGTCCACTTTAGACATCCCCACACATTTTGGTCACTCTTCAGGGACCAGAACTCTTCTggaaagagatggggtcttgtcaGCCAGCATCAGGGTTTGAGATTACAGGACTGAGAAAACTGGAATTGTCCATCCTCCCATGGCCCAGGACAGTGGCCCATTCATTCCCATCTGCTGTGCAGGGTGGATGGGGTGACTTGAAGAAGGTGGAGAGGCTGCCCCAGATGTATACCTGGTCTAGTCAGATGAGTCACCTGAGAAGCCAGTACTCCTGGGTCTGACTGTGACCCTGAGCTGGGACCCAAGGGCAGGAGAGCAGGACTTCCCTGGGTCACCTTGTGTTCTCTCTGCCCCCAGGGAGACTCTGGGGGCCCTCTTCTGTGTGCTGGAGTGGCCCAGGGCATTGTGTCCTATGGACGGCATGACGCAAAGCCCCCTGCTGTCTTCACCCGGATCTCTCATTACCGGCCCTGGATCAACACAATCCTGAGGTCAAATTAACCCTGGAGCCTGGGCCAGTAAAAGAGGCTATCTGGAGTTGGACCCAAGCAGAAGAGTTTCTGTGTGCCATTCATTCCAGCCTGCCTCTCCTTCCCTGGCCACATCTCTGAGGCTCCACCAGGTTTCTATAGGTCATAGAACTCTCAATAAAGACCCAGCATGCAGTCACAAGCATGTGCTGACTACCTggtattcttttcttcctaacgTAGTAACCTGATTCCCAG is drawn from Nycticebus coucang isolate mNycCou1 chromosome 6, mNycCou1.pri, whole genome shotgun sequence and contains these coding sequences:
- the CMA1 gene encoding chymase isoform X2 encodes the protein MAYLQIVTRHGALAACGGFLIRRDFVLTAAHCAGRSIKVTLGMHNIKEKEDTWQELEVVKQFPHPKYDGFILHHDIMLLKLKEKANLTLAVGTLPLPPQFYFVPPGRMCRVVGWGRTGVTKPGSDTLQEVKQRLMDPEACSHYTDFKHELQLCVGNPKKINSAFKGDSGGPLLCAGVAQGIVSYGRHDAKPPAVFTRISHYRPWINTILRSN
- the CMA1 gene encoding chymase isoform X1; this translates as MHLLPLFLLLFILCPRAEAGEIIGGTECKPHSRPYMAYLQIVTRHGALAACGGFLIRRDFVLTAAHCAGRSIKVTLGMHNIKEKEDTWQELEVVKQFPHPKYDGFILHHDIMLLKLKEKANLTLAVGTLPLPPQFYFVPPGRMCRVVGWGRTGVTKPGSDTLQEVKQRLMDPEACSHYTDFKHELQLCVGNPKKINSAFKGDSGGPLLCAGVAQGIVSYGRHDAKPPAVFTRISHYRPWINTILRSN
- the CMA1 gene encoding chymase isoform X3, with the protein product MHNIKEKEDTWQELEVVKQFPHPKYDGFILHHDIMLLKLKEKANLTLAVGTLPLPPQFYFVPPGRMCRVVGWGRTGVTKPGSDTLQEVKQRLMDPEACSHYTDFKHELQLCVGNPKKINSAFKGDSGGPLLCAGVAQGIVSYGRHDAKPPAVFTRISHYRPWINTILRSN